The region TGCCACACTTTCGGGAGCTGTCGCTACTGGATGACACATGATCAGGGTCTATCTGCCGAGCCTCGCTTCTGGCCAGAAATTCTTCGTGACCGGGGGTTGTAAGGCAACTTGGGTCGTGTCACAGGCGGATCCGTCATCGAGTAAAATTGCATGCCTCGTTTGGACCCCTTAATTCTCGATTGGTGTTAGCAAAATGATTTTGAAGCGATGGCTTGCGGTCTGTCTTCTTTCGCAGCTTGCTCTGCTCGGCGGCGTTTCGGCGGAAGAGTCGTCTCAGTCTGCAAAGACGCTGGATATTAGCGTTCCAGTTCATATGGACTACCTTCTTTCGCTTCCTGAAGGCTATGAACCCGATGGAAAGGCAGTGCCCCTATTGCTATTTCTGCATGGGGCGGGGGAACGCGGTGACGACATTAACGTGGTCAAGAAGCACGGACCACCGAAGATGATCGCGGCGGGAGAAAAATTCCCGTTCATCGTCGTGTCACCCCAATGTAAGAAAGGGAAAATCTGGGAACCCTTCCAACTGAGCGCTTTGCTTGACCAAGTGATTCGTGACCACAACGTGGACGAGTCCCGCGTCTACGTCACCGGTCTCAGTATGGGAGGCTTCGGAACCTGGGCTTTGGCAGCCTATTCGCCAGAGCGGTTTGCTGCGATCGCACCGATCTGTGGTGGCAGCGAGCTATTCCGAGCCCGAAATTTGAAAGAGCTACCGATTTGGGTTTTCCACGGTGCGAAAGATTCTGTGGTGCCGCTATCGCGATCGCAAGACATGGTCGATGCGCTGAAGAAGCAAGGCAACGAGCCAAAATTTACGATCTATCCCGAGGCTCAACACGACTCGTGGACGGAGACTTACAACAATCCAGAATTATACGAATGGTTGTTGTCGCATCAGTCGAAGTAAGAGCTATCTATCGTCGACGTTGCATCGGTGAAGGTAGCGTGCTTTCCCGCTGGATTGGCGTCGTGGACGGCGAATTCGTCAGGGCCCCAACCTGAAAATCATCAGGTTGTTATGGTGCACTTTGGTCGGGACTATGTCGCGCCCAGTTTGACGCCCAGTCGCAGTAGCTCAAGCGCCGCGTCGGCAGCTTCTTCACCTTTGTTGCCGACCGTGCCGCCACTGCGCTGCAAGGCTTGATCCAGCGTATTGCAAGTGAGCAACCCGAAACCGATCGGTTTTCGGGTTGTCAAACCAAGATCCATGATCGCATCGCTGACGGAACGATTGATGTGTTCGTCATGTGTGGTTTCGCCTTTGATCACACATCCCAGTACGATCGCGGCGATCACGTCCACGCCATCAAGTGCATTCGCGCATACCAGCGGCAATTCCCAAGCTCCGGGAACACGGACGACGCTGATAGCGGAATCCTGATAGCCAGCTTCACGAAGGGTTTTCAGGCTTCCCTGTACCAGCGAATCGCAAATGCTTTCGTTGTACCGACTGGCGATGATGACAATTTTGCCTTCGGGGAGATTGCCTTCGATACCAGTGACTTCAGTCGACATCCTTCAC is a window of Stieleria sp. JC731 DNA encoding:
- a CDS encoding prolyl oligopeptidase family serine peptidase yields the protein MILKRWLAVCLLSQLALLGGVSAEESSQSAKTLDISVPVHMDYLLSLPEGYEPDGKAVPLLLFLHGAGERGDDINVVKKHGPPKMIAAGEKFPFIVVSPQCKKGKIWEPFQLSALLDQVIRDHNVDESRVYVTGLSMGGFGTWALAAYSPERFAAIAPICGGSELFRARNLKELPIWVFHGAKDSVVPLSRSQDMVDALKKQGNEPKFTIYPEAQHDSWTETYNNPELYEWLLSHQSK
- the ribH gene encoding 6,7-dimethyl-8-ribityllumazine synthase, which produces MSTEVTGIEGNLPEGKIVIIASRYNESICDSLVQGSLKTLREAGYQDSAISVVRVPGAWELPLVCANALDGVDVIAAIVLGCVIKGETTHDEHINRSVSDAIMDLGLTTRKPIGFGLLTCNTLDQALQRSGGTVGNKGEEAADAALELLRLGVKLGAT